A genomic stretch from Methanomassiliicoccales archaeon includes:
- a CDS encoding transposase, with the protein MEVKKLNNSFYVYRSTTIWLKDEKHFERVRVTSIKEQGNALLLDRLFENIRPNLEEGFPSYWREMYALAVLRAIAPTPLSWAEGRWEKLDDVRGLRPDLDPRRLSDILRAVGLDRAGQADLFRRLSVNGEELVYDLSCFFSRSDEVSLAEKGQNKDHMHLPQVNLALLCSAEQGLPTMIRALPGSVRDVATIYASMREVGLENKVLILDRGFFGEEALQFLERRSLSYVLPARRNSPLYEEVGVGEDEFLYHDRLIHFGKARDGERWLYRYEDTQMPWTRRGTWRRWSKEGTLSKQEKLDKMDWAGHVLIVSDLDRGSEGIFQLYKRKDKVEKQFETWKGTLHTDRTWLRDDASVFGHVFMSFLSLYLLARSEQALRDAGLLSRYSARHVLDEYSTAYVVRSGERTLEFEVPKKVRELDRRLGFDLFPKVQS; encoded by the coding sequence TTGGAAGTCAAGAAGCTCAACAACTCCTTCTACGTGTACCGCTCCACGACGATCTGGCTCAAGGACGAGAAGCACTTTGAAAGGGTCCGCGTCACCTCGATCAAGGAGCAGGGGAACGCCCTGCTCCTGGACCGCTTGTTCGAGAACATCCGACCGAATCTGGAGGAGGGGTTCCCCTCCTACTGGCGGGAGATGTACGCCCTGGCGGTGCTGAGGGCGATCGCTCCTACCCCGCTTAGCTGGGCCGAGGGCAGGTGGGAGAAGCTGGACGACGTGCGTGGTCTCCGCCCTGACCTCGATCCCCGAAGGCTCTCGGATATACTCAGGGCGGTTGGCCTGGACCGGGCGGGCCAGGCCGACCTCTTCCGCAGGCTGTCGGTGAACGGGGAGGAACTCGTCTACGACCTCAGCTGCTTCTTCTCCCGCTCCGACGAGGTGAGCCTCGCGGAGAAGGGGCAGAACAAGGATCACATGCACCTGCCGCAGGTTAACCTGGCCCTGCTCTGCTCCGCCGAGCAGGGCCTGCCGACGATGATCAGGGCGTTGCCTGGCAGCGTCCGGGACGTGGCGACGATCTACGCCAGCATGAGGGAGGTGGGGCTCGAGAACAAGGTCCTCATACTGGACCGGGGGTTCTTCGGCGAGGAGGCTCTCCAGTTCTTGGAGCGACGTTCATTGAGCTACGTTCTTCCAGCAAGACGCAACAGCCCCCTCTACGAGGAGGTGGGCGTGGGAGAGGACGAGTTCCTCTACCACGACCGCCTGATCCACTTCGGGAAGGCTCGTGACGGCGAACGTTGGCTCTACCGCTACGAGGACACGCAGATGCCATGGACGAGGAGAGGAACCTGGCGAAGATGGTCAAAGGAAGGGACTTTGAGCAAACAGGAGAAGCTAGATAAGATGGACTGGGCCGGGCACGTCCTCATCGTCTCCGACCTGGACCGCGGTTCCGAGGGCATCTTCCAGCTGTACAAGCGGAAGGACAAGGTGGAGAAGCAGTTCGAAACGTGGAAGGGGACGCTGCACACCGACAGGACGTGGCTGCGGGACGATGCCAGCGTCTTCGGGCACGTGTTCATGTCGTTCCTATCACTCTACCTGCTGGCGAGGTCGGAGCAGGCCCTGCGGGACGCGGGCCTGCTCTCGAGGTACTCCGCCAGGCACGTGCTGGACGAGTACTCGACGGCCTATGTCGTAAGAAGCGGGGAGAGGACGCTGGAGTTCGAGGTGCCGAAGAAGGTCAGGGAGCTCGATCGAAGGCTGGGGTTCGACTTATTCCCTAAAGTGCAGAGTTGA